A stretch of Leisingera sp. S132 DNA encodes these proteins:
- the zwf gene encoding glucose-6-phosphate dehydrogenase: MVSRVIPVDPFDLVIFGGTGDLAQRKILPALFRRHCAGQLSGDERIIGAARTSLTSEEYRTVVAEALRAHAGPKACGGGALEAFLQRVSYVALDALGEQGWPELSRQLRPAEDVPVRVFYFSVGPGLFGPLAERLHRHGLANADTRIVVEKPFGRDLETARELNRTLAGHFEEGQIYRIDHYLGKETVQNLMAVRFGNMLFEPLWNSQYVDHIQITVAETVGVEGREEYYERAGAMRDMMQNHLMQLLCLIAMEPPAKFDPDAVRDEKLKVIRAMEPVEPHHIVRGQYQASLDPEAPHPSYRGLVGNPRSTTESYVALKAHISNWRWAGTPFYLRTGKRLVNRSSVINVMFKDAPHSIFGAEAGRHANHLKIRLQPNEGITLSVTIKEPGQGGMRLIDVPLDMSFAEALGPEGGDPPDAYERLIMDVVRGNQTLFMRGDEVEAAWAWTDPVIEGWKSRGDVPKPYVSGTTGPEDANLLMRRDGREWRGINP; this comes from the coding sequence ATGGTTTCGCGTGTCATACCGGTCGATCCGTTTGACCTGGTGATTTTCGGCGGCACCGGCGATCTGGCGCAGCGCAAGATCCTGCCGGCGCTGTTCCGCCGTCATTGCGCCGGCCAGCTGTCCGGCGATGAGCGGATTATCGGTGCCGCGCGCACCAGCCTGACCAGCGAAGAATACCGGACGGTTGTGGCGGAAGCGCTGCGCGCCCATGCCGGGCCCAAGGCGTGCGGCGGCGGCGCGCTCGAGGCGTTTCTGCAGCGGGTGAGCTATGTGGCGCTGGATGCCCTGGGTGAGCAGGGCTGGCCGGAACTGAGCCGCCAGCTGCGCCCGGCTGAAGATGTGCCGGTCCGAGTGTTCTATTTTTCGGTCGGACCGGGCCTGTTCGGACCGCTGGCAGAGCGCCTGCACCGGCACGGGCTGGCCAATGCGGATACGCGGATCGTTGTGGAAAAACCCTTTGGCCGTGATCTGGAGACGGCCAGAGAGCTGAACCGGACGCTGGCGGGCCATTTTGAAGAAGGCCAGATTTACCGGATCGACCACTATCTGGGCAAGGAGACGGTGCAGAACCTGATGGCGGTCCGGTTCGGCAACATGCTGTTTGAGCCATTGTGGAACAGCCAGTATGTTGATCACATCCAGATCACCGTGGCGGAGACCGTCGGGGTGGAGGGGCGCGAGGAATACTACGAGCGCGCGGGCGCCATGCGCGACATGATGCAGAACCACCTGATGCAGCTCTTGTGCCTGATTGCGATGGAGCCGCCTGCGAAGTTCGACCCCGATGCGGTTCGGGATGAGAAGCTGAAGGTGATCCGGGCGATGGAGCCGGTGGAACCCCACCATATCGTGCGCGGCCAGTACCAGGCCAGCCTGGACCCGGAGGCGCCGCATCCGTCCTACCGCGGGCTGGTCGGCAACCCGCGCAGCACCACCGAGAGCTATGTGGCGCTGAAGGCGCATATCAGCAACTGGCGGTGGGCGGGCACACCATTCTATCTGCGTACCGGCAAGCGTCTGGTGAACCGGTCCTCTGTGATCAACGTGATGTTCAAGGACGCGCCGCATTCGATCTTCGGGGCTGAGGCCGGGCGGCATGCCAACCACCTGAAGATCCGTCTGCAGCCGAATGAGGGCATCACGCTCAGCGTGACCATCAAGGAGCCAGGGCAAGGCGGGATGCGGCTGATCGATGTGCCGCTGGACATGAGCTTTGCGGAGGCACTGGGGCCGGAGGGCGGCGATCCGCCGGATGCCTATGAACGGCTGATCATGGATGTTGTGCGCGGCAACCAGACGTTGTTTATGAGGGGCGACGAGGTCGAAGCCGCCTGGGCCTGGACCGATCCGGTAATTGAGGGCTGGAAATCCCGCGGCGATGTGCCTAAACCCTACGTTAGCGGTACCACAGGGCCGGAGGATGCCAATTTGCTGATGCGCCGCGACGGGCGGGAATGGAGGGGGATCAACCCATGA
- a CDS encoding usg protein, translating into METSETELMLKGYGLTTAEFTYHMPDHIHVLNTFVWQQYDLAPDHPRLFEFIEFWQREIEGPLHSVRFNHRKMIGPGEWRNVVGEFQIH; encoded by the coding sequence ATGGAGACCAGCGAAACCGAGCTGATGCTCAAGGGATACGGGCTGACCACGGCAGAATTCACCTATCACATGCCGGATCATATCCATGTTCTGAACACCTTTGTCTGGCAGCAGTATGACCTTGCGCCGGATCACCCGCGGCTGTTTGAGTTCATCGAATTCTGGCAGCGCGAGATCGAGGGGCCGCTGCATTCTGTGCGGTTCAATCACCGCAAGATGATCGGCCCCGGCGAATGGCGCAATGTGGTCGGAGAGTTCCAGATCCACTGA
- a CDS encoding DUF6614 family protein: MNLYHCSIDLQHEAKALSFASAVDQWMGYLQERGVVQGWRLLRRKLDMASDNCRDFLLEIEFKDMTQLDQAFRVLGEHDEEVEKLYSHVRALIATADIGLYRPFPDPERAERMALI, translated from the coding sequence ATGAACTTGTACCACTGCTCCATCGACTTGCAGCACGAGGCCAAGGCGCTGAGCTTCGCCAGCGCGGTCGATCAATGGATGGGATATTTGCAGGAACGCGGCGTGGTCCAGGGCTGGCGCCTGCTGCGGCGCAAGCTGGACATGGCCAGCGACAATTGCCGTGACTTCCTCTTGGAAATTGAATTCAAGGACATGACCCAGCTGGATCAGGCCTTCCGGGTGCTGGGCGAGCATGACGAGGAGGTTGAAAAACTCTACTCACACGTCAGGGCTTTGATCGCCACGGCCGACATCGGCCTCTACCGGCCGTTCCCGGATCCGGAACGGGCGGAGCGGATGGCGCTGATCTGA
- a CDS encoding radical SAM protein gives MKDLQKSAANLGKFQDAYVTADGQKRASVPLSHPETLWFNTGTLCNIECSNCYILSSPTNDALIYLSESDVKDYLNQIAARNWPVREIGFTGGEPFMNPEMIHMARAALERGFEVLILTNAMRPMMRKTVKAGLLALHKDFGDKLTLRISVDHHRAELHDKERGAGSFARTIEGMEWLRDNGFAMAVAGRTVWGESEAEARAGYAALFEQHGFAINAQNPGQTVLFPEMDETVEVPEITSACWGILNKSPDSVMCASSRMVVKRRGADAPAVLACTLLPYAPEFEMGATLAEAERPVQLNHPHCAKFCVLGGASCSA, from the coding sequence ATGAAAGACCTGCAAAAATCTGCCGCCAACCTAGGCAAGTTCCAAGACGCCTATGTGACGGCAGACGGTCAAAAGCGCGCCTCTGTGCCGCTCAGCCATCCGGAAACCCTTTGGTTCAATACCGGCACCCTGTGCAACATCGAATGCAGCAATTGCTATATTCTCAGCTCCCCCACCAATGACGCGCTGATCTATCTGAGCGAAAGTGACGTGAAGGACTACCTGAACCAGATTGCGGCGCGCAACTGGCCGGTCCGGGAAATCGGTTTTACCGGCGGCGAGCCTTTCATGAACCCAGAGATGATCCATATGGCCCGCGCCGCGCTGGAGCGGGGGTTCGAGGTTCTGATCCTGACCAACGCCATGCGCCCGATGATGCGCAAGACCGTCAAAGCGGGCTTGCTGGCCCTGCACAAAGATTTCGGGGACAAGCTGACGCTGCGGATCTCGGTCGACCATCACCGCGCCGAACTGCATGACAAGGAACGCGGCGCGGGCAGCTTTGCCAGGACCATCGAAGGCATGGAATGGCTGCGGGACAACGGTTTTGCAATGGCCGTGGCAGGCCGCACCGTCTGGGGCGAGAGCGAAGCCGAGGCCCGCGCGGGCTATGCCGCACTGTTCGAACAGCACGGCTTTGCCATCAACGCGCAGAACCCGGGCCAGACCGTCCTGTTCCCGGAGATGGACGAAACCGTCGAAGTCCCAGAAATCACAAGCGCTTGCTGGGGCATCCTGAACAAGTCGCCGGACAGCGTGATGTGCGCCTCCTCCCGCATGGTTGTGAAGCGCAGGGGCGCGGATGCACCGGCTGTCCTGGCCTGCACCCTGCTGCCTTACGCGCCGGAGTTCGAAATGGGCGCGACCCTGGCCGAGGCCGAACGCCCTGTGCAGCTGAACCACCCCCATTGCGCAAAATTCTGCGTCCTCGGCGGCGCCAGCTGTTCGGCCTGA
- the pgl gene encoding 6-phosphogluconolactonase, translated as MKFNEYPDLDMLAIEVANRIAGDLKTHLLHHDSASFAVAGGTTPGLIFDDLCAADIEWDRVHVMATDERWVPQEHARSNAAMIRKRLLQNRAASAQFLAFHVPEREPEDVLAELESQIVPELPLSVLLLGMGEDMHTASLFPGAAGIEAALATDAPPLAVMRPDSQPEARISLTARVLDEAIAKHLVIFGDAKRKALERAMSLPPEDAPIQAVLSEASVHWAP; from the coding sequence ATGAAATTCAACGAATACCCTGATCTGGACATGCTGGCGATCGAAGTTGCAAACCGTATCGCAGGTGATTTGAAGACCCACCTTTTGCACCATGACTCCGCGTCCTTTGCTGTGGCGGGCGGCACCACGCCGGGGCTGATCTTTGACGATCTTTGTGCTGCGGATATCGAATGGGACCGGGTGCACGTCATGGCGACGGATGAGCGCTGGGTGCCGCAGGAGCATGCCCGTTCCAACGCGGCAATGATCCGGAAGCGGCTGCTGCAGAACCGGGCTGCGAGCGCGCAGTTCCTTGCGTTCCATGTGCCGGAGCGGGAACCCGAGGATGTGCTGGCAGAACTTGAAAGCCAGATTGTGCCGGAACTGCCGCTGTCGGTGCTGCTCTTGGGTATGGGCGAGGATATGCACACGGCTTCGCTGTTTCCCGGCGCTGCAGGGATTGAGGCGGCGCTGGCCACGGACGCGCCGCCGCTGGCAGTGATGCGGCCGGACAGTCAGCCGGAGGCGCGGATCAGTCTTACGGCCAGGGTGCTGGATGAGGCCATTGCCAAGCATCTGGTGATCTTCGGCGATGCCAAGCGCAAGGCCCTGGAGCGGGCGATGTCGCTGCCGCCGGAAGACGCCCCCATTCAAGCTGTTCTGTCCGAGGCGTCAGTCCATTGGGCGCCTTGA
- a CDS encoding caspase family protein, which yields MRLLLALLLCLLPLSAAAQNRMALVIGNNSYSDVPVLAKARADAQSIGTKLNELGFTVTTALDQDRRGLNRKISEFTARLEPGDAAFVFFAGHGVEIDGENYLLPTDIAAPSAGGSDFVKSESIALSDLLDRVRKTGARSAVVVIDACRNNPFELVEGRSIGTTRGLGRIAAPQGTFVIFSAGAGQLALDRLNEADTAENSVFTRALLPLLSEPGLELRTLVAGLRREVRDLALTVQHRQVPAYYDEMLGEFYFTQAAQPVEAAPAPAGTMQTDFEIARSIGTPQALDSFLERYTGRKNEYTYTVALQLRQGLEPTQPLPEAAAEQLPEPPDVPVIPDSKAVMRETQAALNGIGCQAGRPDGITGPRTRSAFAAYLAASDSTLGADDLGTAHALEELRQKSWEICKPAPKRASAPAPASSAAAAPVSLAGAWKFKATCALVVKVTGNVHYTHAGGNKYHGRLSDSLGQNANTEVYLNGQQISGTDFFPGITVTWRGRLAADGRSFTTSGSTGCAVYAWR from the coding sequence ATGCGTTTGCTTCTTGCTCTGCTTCTTTGCCTCCTTCCCCTCTCCGCCGCCGCGCAGAACCGGATGGCGCTGGTCATTGGCAACAACAGCTATTCCGACGTCCCCGTTCTGGCAAAGGCCCGCGCGGATGCGCAATCCATTGGAACAAAACTGAATGAGCTGGGCTTCACCGTCACCACAGCGCTTGATCAGGACCGCCGCGGCCTGAACCGGAAAATCTCCGAATTCACCGCCCGGCTGGAACCCGGCGATGCGGCCTTTGTCTTCTTTGCCGGCCACGGGGTGGAAATCGATGGCGAGAACTACCTGCTGCCCACCGACATCGCCGCCCCCAGCGCGGGCGGCAGCGATTTTGTGAAGTCCGAATCCATCGCTTTGTCGGATCTTCTGGACCGTGTCCGCAAAACCGGCGCCCGCTCCGCCGTGGTGGTCATTGACGCTTGCCGCAATAACCCGTTCGAGCTGGTCGAGGGCCGCAGCATCGGCACCACCCGTGGCTTGGGCCGTATTGCGGCCCCGCAAGGCACCTTCGTGATCTTCTCCGCCGGGGCCGGCCAGCTGGCACTGGACCGGCTGAACGAGGCGGATACCGCAGAAAACTCCGTCTTCACCCGCGCGCTGCTGCCGCTGCTGTCCGAACCGGGGCTGGAGCTGCGCACGCTGGTTGCCGGACTGCGGCGCGAGGTGCGTGATCTGGCTCTGACCGTGCAGCATCGCCAGGTGCCCGCCTACTATGATGAAATGTTGGGGGAGTTCTATTTCACGCAAGCCGCCCAGCCAGTGGAAGCGGCGCCCGCGCCGGCAGGCACGATGCAAACAGACTTTGAGATTGCCCGCTCCATCGGAACACCTCAGGCGCTCGACAGCTTTCTGGAACGCTACACGGGCCGCAAAAACGAATACACCTACACGGTCGCCCTGCAGCTGCGGCAAGGCTTGGAGCCCACGCAGCCCTTGCCGGAAGCAGCCGCTGAACAATTGCCGGAACCGCCTGACGTTCCAGTCATCCCGGATTCCAAGGCAGTGATGCGGGAAACGCAGGCAGCGCTGAACGGTATCGGCTGCCAGGCTGGCCGCCCGGACGGTATCACCGGCCCCCGCACCCGCAGCGCCTTTGCCGCCTATCTGGCAGCGTCGGACAGCACCCTCGGCGCTGATGATCTGGGCACCGCCCACGCACTGGAGGAACTGCGCCAGAAGTCCTGGGAAATCTGCAAACCTGCGCCCAAACGCGCCTCCGCCCCTGCCCCGGCAAGCTCAGCGGCGGCGGCCCCTGTTTCATTGGCGGGCGCCTGGAAGTTCAAGGCCACCTGTGCCCTGGTGGTCAAGGTTACTGGGAACGTCCACTACACCCATGCAGGCGGCAATAAATACCATGGGCGGCTCAGCGACTCCCTGGGCCAGAATGCCAACACAGAGGTCTACCTGAACGGTCAGCAGATCAGCGGTACCGATTTTTTCCCTGGTATCACCGTCACCTGGCGCGGCCGCCTTGCTGCGGACGGGCGCAGCTTCACCACCAGCGGCTCCACCGGCTGCGCGGTCTATGCCTGGCGCTGA
- the pgi gene encoding glucose-6-phosphate isomerase, translating into MFTELKALHSKLCSEDIVHLFDKDPGRAQAFSVSFGDLLFDYSKTLITGDVRSALTGLCGDRDVAARREAMFRGCRINETEQRAVLHTALRDPDGPELLVDGEDIRAPLRQTLERMEKLAADVRSGVMRGPGGMFTDVVNIGIGGSDLGPVMATLALAPYHDGPRCHFVSNVDGAHIHDILQRLDPATTLVIVASKTFTTIETMTNAATARRWVEAGGGDPAQQFLALSTSEEETAAFGIPRKHVFGFEDWVGGRYSVWGPIGLSLMLAVGPEDFRAFLAGGKAMDDHFRSAPWEQNMPVMLALTGIWHNQVCGCPTRAVLPYDQRLRRLPAYLQQLEMESNGKSVAMDGSVLPYPSGPVVWGEPGTNGQHAFYQLLHQGTSVIPAEFLVAAQGHEPELAHHHKLLVANCLAQSEALMLGRSLEEACALMRAKGFEGAELERQARHRVFPGNRPSTTLVYPKLTPHVLGQIIALYEHRVFVEGVILGINSFDQWGVELGKELANTLAPLLAGEKTADGKDGSTCALLDYIRSASG; encoded by the coding sequence ATGTTTACTGAATTGAAGGCGCTGCATTCCAAGCTTTGCAGCGAAGATATTGTTCATTTGTTTGATAAGGACCCGGGCCGCGCGCAAGCATTCAGCGTCAGCTTCGGGGATCTTCTGTTTGACTACTCCAAGACCTTGATCACCGGGGATGTGCGCAGCGCCCTGACGGGTTTGTGCGGGGATCGGGACGTGGCTGCCAGACGCGAGGCAATGTTCCGGGGCTGCAGAATCAACGAAACCGAGCAGCGCGCGGTTCTGCACACAGCCCTGCGCGATCCCGACGGACCGGAGCTGCTGGTTGACGGTGAAGATATCCGGGCGCCCCTGCGCCAGACGCTTGAGCGGATGGAGAAACTGGCCGCCGATGTCCGCTCTGGCGTGATGCGGGGGCCGGGCGGCATGTTTACCGACGTGGTCAACATCGGCATTGGCGGGTCTGACCTGGGGCCTGTGATGGCGACGCTTGCGCTGGCGCCTTACCATGACGGGCCGCGCTGCCATTTTGTTTCCAACGTGGATGGTGCGCATATTCACGACATCCTGCAACGGCTTGATCCGGCGACGACCCTGGTGATTGTCGCGTCCAAGACCTTCACCACCATTGAGACCATGACCAACGCGGCAACAGCGCGGCGCTGGGTTGAGGCCGGCGGCGGCGATCCGGCGCAGCAGTTCCTTGCGTTGTCGACCTCCGAGGAGGAAACGGCAGCCTTTGGCATTCCGCGCAAGCATGTGTTCGGGTTTGAGGATTGGGTTGGCGGGCGCTATTCGGTCTGGGGGCCGATCGGGCTGAGCCTGATGCTGGCTGTGGGACCGGAAGATTTCCGTGCCTTTCTGGCGGGCGGCAAGGCGATGGATGACCATTTCCGCAGCGCCCCGTGGGAGCAGAATATGCCGGTGATGCTGGCACTGACCGGCATCTGGCACAATCAGGTCTGCGGCTGCCCGACCCGGGCGGTGCTGCCTTATGACCAGCGGCTGCGGCGGCTGCCGGCCTATCTGCAGCAGCTGGAAATGGAATCAAACGGCAAGTCTGTGGCCATGGATGGCTCGGTGCTGCCGTATCCGTCCGGCCCGGTGGTTTGGGGCGAACCCGGAACCAACGGCCAGCATGCGTTCTATCAGCTGCTGCACCAGGGCACGTCGGTTATTCCTGCCGAGTTTCTGGTGGCAGCCCAAGGGCATGAGCCGGAACTGGCGCATCACCACAAGCTGCTGGTGGCCAATTGCCTGGCCCAGTCCGAGGCGCTGATGCTGGGCCGCAGCCTGGAGGAAGCCTGCGCGCTGATGCGGGCTAAGGGCTTTGAGGGTGCCGAGCTGGAACGCCAGGCGCGGCACCGGGTGTTCCCGGGCAACCGGCCCTCAACCACACTGGTCTATCCCAAGCTGACGCCGCACGTGCTGGGTCAGATCATTGCCCTTTATGAGCACCGGGTGTTTGTCGAGGGTGTGATCCTTGGCATCAATTCCTTTGACCAATGGGGCGTTGAACTAGGCAAGGAATTGGCCAACACGCTGGCGCCGCTGCTGGCCGGGGAGAAGACCGCAGACGGCAAAGACGGATCAACCTGCGCTTTGCTCGACTATATACGCAGCGCCAGCGGCTGA
- the gyrA gene encoding DNA gyrase subunit A codes for MSDTPETPENMDENLPERPAYDGPTVSIEAEMRNSYLDYAMSVIVSRAIPDLRDGLKPVHRRILYAMHESGNTHDKAYRKSARPVGDVMGKYHPHGDSAIYDALVRMAQDFSMSLPLLDGQGNFGSMDGDNPAAMRYTEVRMDKPAAFLLSDIDKETVDFQDNYDGKDREPTVLPARFPNMLVNGAGGIAVGMATNIPPHNLGEVVDATLALIEDPDLTSEQLIDYIPGPDFPTGGVMLGRSGARKAYLEGRGSVIIRSKTRVEEIRKDRYAIVVDEIPYQVNKAAMIEKIAEQVREKKIEGVAHVQDESDRNGVRVVVELKRDATPEVVLNQLFRFTPMQTYFGCNMLALNGGRPEQLTLRRFLTSFIDFREDVVARRTAHLLRKARERSHILCGLAVAVTNIDEIVTTIRQSTDAAEAREKLMTRRWPAQPILEYIALIDDPTHTANDDGTYNLSETQARAILELRLQRLTQIGVKEVTDELEELARKIKEYLEILSSRERIMGIISDELREVRNNFAVPRRTEIVDWSGDMEDEDLIEREDMVVTVTSGGYIKRTPLADFRAQKRGGKGLSGMQTKEEDVVTTLFVANTHTQLLFFTTDGMVYKLKTWRLPQSGRTGKGKAIVNILPIPTGVSIAAIMPVDVPDEEWENLQVVFATSGGDVRRNRLSDFTNVRRNGKIAMKLPEDGSVKLVNVRICSEDDDVMLFTNSGRAIRFRSTDVRVFNSRESTGVRGIRLTGEDDVVSMSVIRHSKYTPEQRTAYLKMRRAMAGLTDDAEASDEDAPEDPNFSTELYAEMSAAENLILTITTGGSGKLSSSHDYPVRGRGGMGVTAMDKAMRGGEIVASFPVEMDDQIMLATSKGQSIRVPVDGISFRSRSAGGVRVFNTGKGEEVVSVAWIAENGEDEDSGEE; via the coding sequence GTGAGCGATACGCCGGAAACTCCTGAAAACATGGACGAAAACCTGCCGGAACGCCCGGCCTATGACGGCCCGACCGTTTCCATCGAAGCCGAGATGCGCAATTCGTATCTCGACTATGCGATGTCGGTCATCGTCAGCCGTGCAATTCCGGACCTGCGGGACGGTCTGAAACCGGTTCACCGCCGCATTCTCTATGCGATGCACGAATCCGGCAACACCCACGACAAGGCCTACCGCAAGTCGGCCCGCCCCGTGGGCGACGTGATGGGTAAATACCACCCGCACGGCGACAGCGCGATCTATGACGCGCTGGTTCGGATGGCGCAGGACTTCTCGATGTCGCTGCCGCTGCTGGACGGCCAGGGCAACTTCGGCTCGATGGACGGCGATAACCCGGCGGCCATGCGTTACACCGAGGTCCGCATGGACAAGCCCGCTGCTTTCCTGCTGTCGGACATCGACAAGGAAACAGTCGATTTTCAGGACAACTACGACGGCAAGGACCGCGAGCCGACCGTGCTCCCGGCCCGCTTCCCGAACATGCTGGTCAACGGCGCCGGCGGCATCGCGGTCGGCATGGCCACCAACATCCCGCCGCACAATCTGGGCGAAGTGGTCGACGCAACGCTGGCGCTGATCGAGGACCCGGACCTGACCAGTGAACAGCTGATCGACTACATCCCCGGCCCCGACTTCCCGACCGGCGGTGTGATGCTGGGCCGTTCCGGCGCCCGCAAGGCCTATCTCGAGGGCCGCGGCAGCGTGATCATCCGCTCGAAAACCCGCGTCGAGGAGATCCGCAAGGACCGCTATGCCATTGTCGTGGACGAGATTCCCTATCAGGTGAACAAGGCCGCGATGATCGAGAAGATCGCCGAGCAGGTCCGCGAGAAGAAGATCGAAGGCGTGGCCCATGTGCAGGACGAATCCGACCGTAACGGCGTCCGCGTGGTGGTTGAACTGAAACGCGACGCCACGCCCGAGGTGGTGCTGAACCAGCTGTTCCGCTTCACCCCGATGCAGACCTATTTCGGCTGCAACATGCTGGCGCTGAACGGCGGCCGGCCGGAACAGCTGACGTTGCGCCGGTTCCTGACCTCCTTCATCGATTTCCGCGAAGACGTAGTGGCCCGCCGCACGGCGCATCTGCTGCGCAAGGCACGGGAACGCAGCCACATCCTGTGCGGCCTGGCGGTTGCGGTGACCAATATCGACGAAATCGTCACCACCATCCGCCAGTCCACCGACGCCGCAGAGGCGCGCGAAAAGCTGATGACCCGCCGCTGGCCGGCCCAGCCGATCCTGGAATACATCGCGCTGATTGACGATCCGACCCACACGGCTAACGACGACGGGACCTATAATCTGTCGGAGACCCAGGCCCGCGCCATCCTGGAGCTGCGCCTGCAGCGCCTGACCCAGATCGGCGTGAAGGAGGTCACCGACGAGCTGGAAGAGCTGGCCCGCAAGATAAAGGAATACCTGGAAATCCTGTCCTCGCGCGAGCGCATCATGGGCATCATCAGCGATGAACTGCGCGAAGTCCGTAACAACTTCGCCGTGCCGCGCCGCACCGAGATCGTCGACTGGTCCGGCGACATGGAGGACGAGGACCTGATCGAGCGCGAGGACATGGTGGTGACCGTGACCTCCGGCGGCTACATCAAGCGCACACCGCTGGCCGACTTCCGCGCCCAGAAGCGCGGCGGCAAGGGTCTGTCGGGAATGCAGACCAAGGAAGAGGATGTGGTGACCACGCTGTTTGTGGCCAACACCCACACCCAGCTCCTGTTCTTCACCACCGACGGCATGGTCTACAAGCTGAAGACCTGGCGCCTGCCGCAATCGGGGCGCACCGGTAAGGGCAAGGCGATCGTCAATATCCTGCCGATCCCCACAGGCGTTTCCATCGCTGCCATCATGCCGGTCGATGTGCCGGACGAAGAATGGGAAAACCTGCAGGTGGTCTTTGCCACCTCCGGCGGCGACGTGCGCCGAAACCGCCTGTCGGACTTCACCAACGTCCGCCGCAACGGCAAGATCGCGATGAAACTGCCAGAGGATGGCTCCGTCAAACTGGTGAACGTGCGCATTTGCTCGGAAGATGACGATGTAATGCTGTTCACCAACTCCGGCCGCGCCATCCGCTTCCGCTCCACCGACGTGCGCGTGTTCAACTCGCGCGAATCCACCGGTGTCCGCGGCATCAGGCTGACCGGCGAGGACGATGTCGTCTCAATGTCGGTGATCCGCCACTCCAAATACACACCGGAGCAGCGCACCGCCTACCTCAAGATGCGCCGGGCGATGGCCGGACTGACCGACGATGCCGAGGCTTCGGATGAGGACGCACCGGAGGATCCGAATTTCTCCACCGAACTCTATGCAGAGATGTCGGCAGCCGAGAACCTGATCCTGACCATCACCACCGGCGGATCGGGCAAGCTGTCGTCCTCGCATGACTACCCGGTGCGCGGCCGCGGCGGCATGGGTGTCACCGCGATGGACAAGGCCATGCGCGGCGGTGAGATCGTGGCGTCCTTCCCCGTGGAAATGGACGACCAGATCATGCTGGCGACTTCCAAGGGCCAGTCGATCCGGGTGCCGGTCGACGGCATCTCGTTCCGCTCGCGCTCTGCCGGCGGTGTGCGGGTGTTCAACACCGGCAAGGGAGAGGAAGTGGTCTCTGTCGCCTGGATTGCCGAAAACGGCGAGGATGAGGACAGCGGCGAGGAATAA